The following DNA comes from Candidatus Deferrimicrobiaceae bacterium.
TTCCCCAGCATGTTGAGCGACCGGTTGAGGAGGTTTCCCAGGTTGTTCGCGAGGTCGGAGTTGATCCGGTCCACGAGCGCCTTCCGGGTGAAGTCGCCGTCCTTCCCGAACGGCACCTCGCGGAGCAGGAAGTAGCGGAAGGCGTCGGCCCCGTACTTCTCCACCATCTCGTACGGGTCGACCACGTTGCCCAGCGACTTGCTCATCTTCTGCCCCTCGACGGTCCACCATCCGTGGGCGAAGACGCCCAGGGGAGGCGCGATGCCGGCGGACAGGAGGAACGCCGGCCAGTAGATGGCGTGGAACCGGAGGATGTCCTTCCCGACCATGTGGATATCGGCCGGCCAGAAGTCGGTGAACGCCTCGGTGCGCTCCGGGTACCCCAGCCCCGTGATGTAGTTCGTCAGGGCGTCGTACCAGACGTAGATGACGTGTCCTTCCGCGCCGGGGACCGGGATTCCCCACGTGAGCGAGGTGCGCGACACGGAGAGGTCGGTAAGCCCCCCCTCCACGAAGGCGATGACCTCGTTCCGGCGGCTCTCCGGGCGGATGAATTTCGGATTCTTCTCGTAGAACGCGAGAAGCGGCTTCTGGAATTTCGACAGCCGGAAGAAGTACGACGGCTCCTTCCGTTTCTCCGCCGGCCTCCGGCAGTCCGGGCACGACCCGTCGACCAGCTGCAGGTCGGTCCAGTACGACTCGCAGGGCGTGCAGTACCACCCCTCGTACGTCCCCGGGTAGATGTCCCCGTTGGCGAGCGATTTCCGGAAGATGTCCTGGACGGAGGCGTAGTGGCGCGGCTCGGATGTCCGGATGAAGCCGTCGTTGCTGATGGTGAGCGCGGGGGAGAGCCCCTGGAAGCGGGTGACGACGCGGTCGGCGAGTTCCTTCGGGGAGATCCCCTGCCGGGTCGCGCTCTTGTTCACCTTCTCCCCGTGCTCGTCGGTCCCCGTGAGGAAGAAGACCCTCTGCCCCTTCATCCGGTGCCACCGCGCGAGCGCGTCGCAGGCGATCGTCGTGTAGGCGTGGCCGATGTGGGGGACGTCGTTCACGTAGTAGATCGGGGTCGTGATGTAGAACGTCCCCTTCACCTGTGCGTGCCTCCCGGTGCCAGGTGCTCGCGGGCGGCTTCGTCTCCGCTACGCTTGCGACCTTCGCCCGCTCGCTGCCGTTCCGCTCGATGCAATTTCCACCTCGCTCCATAGGCTGCTGCGGGGAACACCCCGCATCGCCTAGGGTCTCCGGTACCGGGCGCAGCGGTCGTGCGCCCGGCTGCGAGTGCCGGAT
Coding sequences within:
- the metG gene encoding methionine--tRNA ligase, which produces MKGTFYITTPIYYVNDVPHIGHAYTTIACDALARWHRMKGQRVFFLTGTDEHGEKVNKSATRQGISPKELADRVVTRFQGLSPALTISNDGFIRTSEPRHYASVQDIFRKSLANGDIYPGTYEGWYCTPCESYWTDLQLVDGSCPDCRRPAEKRKEPSYFFRLSKFQKPLLAFYEKNPKFIRPESRRNEVIAFVEGGLTDLSVSRTSLTWGIPVPGAEGHVIYVWYDALTNYITGLGYPERTEAFTDFWPADIHMVGKDILRFHAIYWPAFLLSAGIAPPLGVFAHGWWTVEGQKMSKSLGNVVDPYEMVEKYGADAFRYFLLREVPFGKDGDFTRKALVDRINSDLANNLGNLLNRSLNMLGKYFGAVVPSPSAPEPSDDRLTGAAREILPAADAAMEEVEFHKILAAIQSLSDTANKYIDTNTPWSLAKDPAKKDRLGTVLYNALEAARVCVLLMSPFTPAAGQRMWEALGCDGRVEQATLSEAGRWGTLRVGATLPRSVIAFPRIEEAGGGRS